From the genome of Nakamurella flavida, one region includes:
- a CDS encoding ATP-binding cassette domain-containing protein, with product MTSTTRHPDEGGAVALGEGDRATAELVGVSKRFDTVYAVRDVSLELRAGEVLALVGENGAGKSTCVKMLGGVYQPSEGQIRVNGEDVALRTPLDAQHLGIAVVHQHPGLFPDLPIYENVYAGRPLTTRFGLLDHARMSRESRRWLEILGLQVDPVMTTGQLSTSEQQLVEIAKALAFDARILILDEPTASLTMGETQRLFTVIQDLKVRGVAMLFVGHRLEEIMAVSDRVTVMRDGRRVADLVTADTDEHRIVELMVGRELTDIYPPKVATIGDIVLRLRDLGVTGRFSGIDLDVRAGEIVGLAGLVGAGRTEVARAVFGIDKVATGTVELDGKPVRIASPAAALAHGIAYVSEDRRGQSIIEDFSILDNATLPVLDQASRAGLIRRRAEFALVDGPLQRMRLKFAGYAQPIGNLSGGNQQKVVLAKWLATRPRLLILDEPTQGVDIQAKAEVHHIIAELAEQGLAILMISSDMPELLGTCDRIYVMHQGRITAEFDAEHANQIDIGLAATGLLVAGREPGTTTTADVRALEARQESELVSVGESPGRRQWWRKALARREFGLLIAVAAILVPLGLINPNLVSASNIGDLGVTTALYGVACLGQMTVMLTRNIDLSQGSVIGLSAYVSAWTMSSLPDAPAVLGIAVAIAVGLVCGAVNGVIIAYGRVPSIVVTLGTLAIFRGIDAILSSGRQISSSMVPPGWLAWTAGRFLGVSLLVYIGLLLFIVFAVFLRTTRVGRDVYATGSNPAGADLIGIRTKARTFTAFVISGTLAGFAGAMWASHFATVDGQLAYGLELTLVASVVVGGVSLRGGTGSVLGVLLGTITLIIIQNAITVARINPSYLQAFFGGAILLTVLVDTLLSRRSTRGVR from the coding sequence TTGACCAGCACCACTCGACACCCGGACGAGGGCGGCGCCGTCGCTCTGGGTGAGGGCGACCGCGCGACGGCCGAACTCGTCGGCGTATCCAAGCGCTTCGACACCGTCTACGCCGTCCGGGACGTGTCCCTGGAACTCCGGGCCGGGGAGGTGCTCGCCCTGGTCGGTGAGAACGGTGCGGGCAAGAGCACCTGCGTCAAGATGCTCGGCGGCGTCTACCAACCCAGCGAGGGTCAGATCCGGGTCAACGGTGAGGATGTGGCGCTCCGCACGCCGTTGGACGCCCAGCATCTCGGTATCGCCGTGGTCCACCAGCACCCCGGCCTGTTCCCCGATCTGCCGATCTACGAGAACGTCTACGCCGGAAGACCTCTGACCACCCGGTTCGGTCTGCTGGACCACGCCCGGATGAGCCGGGAATCGCGCCGCTGGTTGGAGATCCTGGGCCTGCAGGTCGACCCGGTGATGACCACCGGCCAGCTCAGCACCTCCGAGCAGCAACTGGTGGAGATCGCCAAGGCGCTGGCCTTCGATGCCCGGATCCTGATCCTGGACGAACCCACCGCCTCGCTGACCATGGGGGAGACCCAGCGGCTGTTCACGGTGATCCAGGATTTGAAGGTTCGCGGGGTCGCCATGCTCTTCGTCGGCCACCGCCTGGAGGAGATCATGGCCGTCTCCGACCGGGTCACCGTGATGCGTGACGGTCGTCGGGTCGCCGACCTCGTGACCGCCGACACCGACGAGCACCGCATCGTCGAACTGATGGTCGGCCGGGAGCTGACCGACATCTACCCCCCGAAGGTCGCCACGATCGGCGACATCGTGCTGCGCCTGCGTGATCTCGGCGTCACCGGTCGTTTCTCGGGCATCGACCTCGATGTCCGTGCCGGTGAGATCGTCGGCCTGGCCGGCCTCGTCGGTGCCGGACGGACGGAGGTGGCGCGGGCCGTCTTCGGCATCGACAAGGTCGCCACCGGAACGGTCGAGCTGGACGGCAAGCCGGTGCGGATCGCCTCGCCCGCGGCCGCTCTGGCGCACGGCATCGCCTACGTGTCCGAGGACCGCCGTGGCCAGAGCATCATCGAGGACTTCTCCATCCTGGACAACGCGACCCTGCCCGTCCTGGACCAGGCGTCCCGCGCCGGTCTGATCCGGCGGCGCGCCGAGTTCGCCCTGGTCGACGGGCCGCTGCAGCGGATGCGGCTCAAGTTCGCCGGCTACGCCCAGCCGATCGGCAACCTCTCGGGCGGCAACCAGCAGAAGGTGGTGCTGGCCAAGTGGCTGGCCACCCGGCCACGGTTGCTGATCCTGGACGAACCCACCCAGGGGGTGGACATCCAGGCCAAGGCCGAGGTCCACCACATCATTGCCGAGCTGGCCGAGCAGGGCCTGGCGATCCTGATGATCTCCTCGGACATGCCCGAGCTCCTCGGGACCTGCGACCGGATCTACGTCATGCACCAGGGCCGGATCACCGCGGAGTTCGACGCCGAGCACGCCAACCAGATCGACATCGGACTGGCCGCCACCGGCCTGCTCGTCGCGGGTCGTGAGCCCGGCACCACCACCACCGCCGATGTGCGGGCCCTCGAGGCCCGGCAGGAGTCCGAGCTGGTCAGCGTGGGGGAGAGCCCGGGTCGGCGGCAGTGGTGGCGCAAGGCCCTCGCCCGGCGCGAGTTCGGGCTGCTGATCGCCGTCGCCGCCATCCTGGTACCGCTGGGACTGATCAACCCCAACCTGGTGAGCGCGTCGAACATCGGCGATCTCGGGGTGACCACGGCGCTGTACGGGGTGGCGTGCCTGGGTCAGATGACGGTGATGCTGACCCGGAACATCGACCTCTCCCAGGGGTCCGTCATCGGGCTGTCGGCGTACGTCTCGGCCTGGACGATGAGCTCACTGCCCGACGCACCCGCCGTCCTGGGCATCGCGGTCGCCATCGCGGTGGGTCTGGTCTGCGGTGCGGTGAACGGCGTGATCATCGCCTACGGCCGGGTGCCGTCGATCGTGGTCACGCTGGGGACGCTGGCCATCTTCCGGGGGATCGACGCCATCCTGTCCAGCGGTCGCCAGATCTCCTCGAGCATGGTGCCGCCCGGATGGTTGGCCTGGACGGCCGGCCGGTTCCTCGGGGTCTCCCTGCTGGTCTACATCGGCCTGCTGCTGTTCATCGTGTTCGCGGTCTTCCTGCGGACCACAAGGGTCGGCCGCGACGTCTACGCCACCGGGTCCAACCCCGCCGGGGCCGACCTCATCGGCATCAGGACCAAGGCCCGTACCTTCACCGCCTTTGTCATCTCCGGCACGCTTGCCGGCTTCGCGGGCGCGATGTGGGCCTCCCACTTCGCGACCGTCGACGGCCAGCTCGCGTACGGGCTTGAACTCACCCTGGTGGCCTCGGTCGTCGTCGGCGGGGTGTCCCTGCGCGGTGGCACGGGCTCCGTCCTCGGCGTCCTGCTGGGCACCATCACCCTGATCATCATCCAGAACGCCATCACCGTGGCCAGGATCAATCCGTCCTACCTGCAGGCCTTCTTCGGTGGAGCCATCCTGCTCACCGTTCTCGTCGACACGCTGCTGTCCCGCCGCAGCACCCGGGGAGTGCGCTGA
- a CDS encoding CobW family GTP-binding protein produces MTVPVTMLSSIDTVLRDTAVFSVLTDLPGTGVLRQDLDPAAGTLRRVISDVTGIAQDETILLEHTCLGCAVRADLLPALRDMAASGRWERIVVALPVSAESAAASHALCDPRDAAELGVALASVVTVLDTDTAAHDVMGEDLLADRALALSVDDRRSVGEALAAQISHTDLVLTVGADEVGTTLADHLRGVRSHRFPLFGLDPAEWFTPRHVAAHARARLDPRTVAPPAAANAHGVWSLDLSSRRPLHPERFVARLGALSGGRVRSRGRFRLATRPDTVGVWNGAGGQLSIGDAGGWQGFTPSTRLVFTGLDEHRARITRAFAESLLTDAELASADWPGRADGLDDWLGAR; encoded by the coding sequence ATGACCGTTCCGGTGACCATGCTGTCGTCGATCGACACCGTGCTGCGGGACACCGCGGTGTTCTCGGTGCTGACCGATCTGCCCGGGACGGGGGTGCTCCGGCAGGATCTCGACCCCGCCGCCGGCACCCTGCGCCGGGTGATCAGCGATGTCACCGGCATCGCCCAGGACGAGACGATCCTCCTGGAACACACCTGCCTGGGCTGCGCCGTCCGTGCCGACCTACTGCCCGCCCTGCGGGACATGGCCGCGTCCGGCCGGTGGGAGCGCATCGTGGTGGCCCTGCCCGTGTCCGCGGAATCGGCCGCCGCCAGTCACGCCCTGTGCGATCCGCGGGACGCCGCCGAACTGGGCGTGGCCCTGGCCAGCGTGGTCACCGTGCTGGACACCGACACCGCGGCCCACGACGTGATGGGCGAGGACCTGCTCGCCGACCGCGCCCTGGCCCTGTCCGTGGACGATCGGAGGTCGGTCGGCGAGGCGCTGGCCGCCCAGATCTCCCACACCGACCTGGTGCTCACCGTCGGCGCCGACGAGGTCGGCACCACCCTGGCCGACCACCTGCGCGGCGTCCGCTCGCACCGGTTCCCGCTGTTCGGGCTCGACCCGGCGGAATGGTTCACCCCCCGGCACGTGGCCGCCCACGCCCGGGCCCGGCTCGACCCCCGCACCGTCGCCCCACCCGCCGCGGCGAACGCGCACGGCGTGTGGAGCCTGGACCTGTCCAGCCGCCGCCCCCTGCATCCGGAACGGTTCGTCGCACGTCTCGGCGCCCTGTCCGGCGGCCGGGTGCGTTCCCGGGGCCGGTTCCGGCTCGCCACCCGACCCGACACCGTCGGCGTCTGGAACGGCGCCGGCGGACAGCTGTCCATCGGCGATGCCGGCGGATGGCAGGGCTTCACCCCGTCCACCCGCCTGGTCTTCACCGGCCTGGACGAGCACCGCGCCCGGATCACCCGCGCCTTCGCCGAGTCACTGCTCACCGATGCCGAGCTCGCCTCGGCCGACTGGCCCGGCCGGGCCGACGGCCTGGACGACTGGCTCGGCGCCCGCTGA
- a CDS encoding ABC transporter permease, which yields MLTTVKTKLRSWEFILFVLVVVMLLVAAALVPGFTRPFSISTGLATFAPAALMALPLALLVIVRDIDISVASIAGLSSVAAGLAIRAELSVPMVVVAALVTGLLCGAINGFFVAVLGLPALLVTLGTLALFRGLCYVLLGGTPISPLPDFFTVLGNDNIPGLSIPWAIVPFVVLAVVFGIVLHRGKVGRRIYAIGGNPETARYSGVRVARIRFVLFLVSGVMAGLAGMINMGITSQVAPDGAQGLELDVITVVFLAGVSVLGGKGRITGVVLASILILSLRKSLQLMNVSGYTQGIAVGGVLIASLLVTNLSQRLLGSVRERRRPVPTLGVEAG from the coding sequence ATGCTGACCACGGTCAAGACCAAGCTCCGTTCCTGGGAGTTCATCCTGTTCGTCCTGGTGGTGGTGATGCTCCTGGTGGCAGCGGCACTGGTGCCGGGCTTCACCCGCCCCTTCAGCATCTCCACCGGCCTGGCCACGTTCGCCCCCGCGGCGTTGATGGCCCTGCCGCTGGCCCTGCTCGTCATCGTCCGTGACATCGACATCTCGGTGGCCAGCATCGCCGGGCTCTCCTCGGTCGCCGCGGGTCTGGCCATCCGGGCCGAACTGTCCGTCCCGATGGTCGTGGTGGCCGCGCTGGTCACCGGTCTGCTGTGCGGCGCGATCAACGGCTTCTTCGTCGCCGTGCTCGGGCTGCCCGCCCTGCTGGTCACCCTCGGGACCCTGGCCCTGTTCCGGGGGCTGTGCTACGTCCTCCTCGGGGGGACCCCGATCTCGCCGCTGCCCGACTTCTTCACCGTGCTCGGCAACGACAACATCCCCGGGCTGTCGATCCCCTGGGCGATCGTGCCCTTCGTCGTGCTCGCGGTGGTCTTCGGGATCGTGCTGCACCGCGGCAAGGTCGGTCGGCGCATCTACGCCATCGGCGGCAATCCGGAGACCGCCCGGTACAGCGGGGTTCGGGTCGCCCGGATCCGCTTCGTCCTGTTCCTCGTCTCCGGCGTCATGGCCGGCCTGGCCGGCATGATCAACATGGGTATCACCAGCCAGGTCGCGCCCGACGGCGCGCAGGGTTTGGAACTCGACGTCATCACGGTCGTGTTCCTGGCCGGGGTCAGCGTGCTGGGCGGCAAGGGCCGGATCACCGGTGTCGTCCTGGCCAGCATCCTCATCCTCTCGCTGCGCAAGTCACTGCAGCTGATGAACGTCAGCGGCTACACCCAGGGCATCGCCGTGGGCGGAGTCCTGATCGCGTCCCTCCTGGTCACAAACCTCTCCCAGCGCCTACTCGGTTCCGTCCGCGAACGCCGCCGCCCCGTACCGACGCTGGGCGTCGAAGCCGGCTGA
- a CDS encoding substrate-binding domain-containing protein, whose amino-acid sequence MKRSIPLALGAAALLTFSLAGCAADAGSTTSEAAGSASADCTDGPIKIGLIPKLGTDPYMVTVQKAVEAAAAKDGSTVIYTSPSDATGAAQIPFVNQLISQDVDVIAISGSDLNSASAALAKAKEAGIKVIAWDSDVATDSRAFFLNQADTSKIGDQMLASLADMIGSEGDFAILSSTQTAVNQNAWIESIKDKLANDSKYSKMKLVTVAYGEEKADVNAQKAKELVQAYPDLKGIIVPAGIGLPAASEALSQSGDLGRVKISGLGPVSLVSQYIETGNVQDVWWNVTNLGTLTFATAQQYAQCKIEPKAGTKYSVDGLGEFTVGDNGTVLLGEPTIVTPENMKDFSF is encoded by the coding sequence ATGAAGCGATCCATCCCCCTGGCACTGGGAGCTGCGGCTCTGCTGACGTTCTCGCTGGCCGGCTGCGCCGCGGATGCCGGGAGCACGACCTCCGAGGCCGCCGGGAGCGCCTCCGCGGACTGCACCGACGGCCCGATCAAGATCGGTCTGATCCCCAAGCTGGGGACGGACCCGTACATGGTGACGGTGCAGAAGGCCGTCGAGGCGGCCGCGGCCAAGGACGGGTCCACGGTCATCTACACCTCGCCCAGCGACGCGACGGGCGCCGCCCAGATCCCGTTCGTGAACCAGCTGATCTCCCAGGACGTCGACGTCATCGCGATCTCGGGCAGCGACCTGAACAGTGCCTCGGCCGCGCTGGCCAAGGCCAAGGAAGCCGGCATCAAGGTCATCGCCTGGGACTCCGATGTCGCGACCGACTCGCGTGCCTTCTTCCTGAACCAGGCCGACACCAGCAAGATCGGTGATCAGATGCTGGCGTCGCTGGCCGACATGATCGGCAGTGAGGGGGATTTCGCGATCCTGTCCTCGACCCAGACCGCCGTCAACCAGAACGCGTGGATCGAGAGCATCAAGGACAAGCTGGCCAACGACAGCAAGTACTCGAAGATGAAGCTCGTCACGGTGGCGTACGGCGAGGAGAAGGCCGACGTCAACGCCCAGAAGGCCAAGGAACTCGTGCAGGCCTATCCCGACCTCAAGGGCATCATCGTCCCCGCCGGTATCGGGCTGCCGGCCGCGTCGGAGGCGCTGTCGCAGAGCGGTGACCTCGGCCGGGTGAAGATCTCCGGTCTCGGCCCGGTGTCCCTGGTCAGCCAGTACATCGAGACCGGCAACGTCCAGGACGTGTGGTGGAACGTGACCAACCTCGGCACGCTGACCTTCGCCACCGCCCAGCAGTACGCCCAGTGCAAGATCGAACCCAAGGCGGGGACGAAGTACAGCGTCGACGGCCTGGGTGAGTTCACCGTCGGCGACAACGGCACGGTCCTGCTGGGCGAGCCCACCATCGTGACGCCGGAGAACATGAAAGATTTCTCTTTCTGA
- a CDS encoding LacI family DNA-binding transcriptional regulator codes for MGEIRLSTIKDVARQAGVSVATVSHVLNGTRFVREETRERVESAIASLDYVSNRAAASLRTGRTQTFGLIMSAVMNPYFNDVVTSIEDATVANGYSLLLADHRDESELEYRSVLNLCTRKVDGLLMQPSGDPSRALQVVRDQRVPTVFVDRFDLGHGVGGHDFSGTENYDATIAVVRHLIDHGHRRIGMVCGQAGSSTTEERLAGYRAALDSAGLPLDPTLIEPGHSDETRAEQATHALLNHPDPPTALFSGNNRMTIGIMQALRARGIVPPEGIALGVFDDFPWADLFSPRLTCVAQQTDRIGAASVALLLRRIAEPDRPAETVRFTTELRRRDSCGCR; via the coding sequence ATGGGAGAGATACGCCTGTCCACCATCAAGGACGTCGCACGGCAGGCCGGGGTATCGGTGGCCACCGTGTCGCACGTGTTGAACGGCACCCGCTTCGTCCGGGAGGAGACCCGTGAGCGGGTGGAGAGCGCGATCGCCTCGCTGGACTACGTCAGCAACCGGGCGGCGGCGTCGCTGCGGACCGGTCGTACCCAGACCTTCGGACTGATCATGTCGGCGGTGATGAATCCCTACTTCAACGACGTGGTCACCTCGATCGAGGACGCCACGGTCGCCAACGGGTACAGCCTCCTGCTCGCCGATCACCGCGACGAGTCGGAGCTCGAGTACCGCTCGGTGCTCAACCTGTGCACCCGCAAGGTCGACGGTCTGCTCATGCAGCCGTCGGGGGATCCCAGTCGGGCCCTGCAGGTCGTGCGTGACCAGCGGGTGCCCACGGTGTTCGTCGACCGGTTCGACCTGGGTCACGGGGTGGGCGGCCACGATTTCTCGGGGACCGAGAACTACGACGCGACGATCGCGGTCGTCCGCCACCTGATCGACCACGGCCACCGACGGATCGGGATGGTCTGCGGGCAGGCCGGGAGCTCCACCACCGAGGAGCGACTTGCCGGCTACCGGGCGGCGCTGGACTCCGCCGGACTCCCGCTCGATCCGACCCTGATCGAACCCGGGCACTCCGACGAGACGCGGGCCGAGCAGGCCACTCACGCACTGCTGAACCATCCGGATCCCCCCACCGCGCTGTTCTCCGGCAACAACCGCATGACGATCGGCATCATGCAGGCGCTCCGGGCCCGCGGGATCGTCCCGCCGGAGGGCATCGCCCTGGGCGTGTTCGACGACTTTCCGTGGGCCGACCTGTTCTCCCCCCGGTTGACGTGCGTGGCCCAGCAGACCGATCGGATCGGCGCGGCCAGCGTCGCCCTGCTCCTGCGGCGCATCGCCGAACCCGACCGGCCCGCGGAGACGGTGCGATTCACCACGGAGCTCCGACGACGTGATTCCTGCGGTTGCCGGTGA